One region of Chryseobacterium sp. SORGH_AS_0447 genomic DNA includes:
- the dnaA gene encoding chromosomal replication initiator protein DnaA, with product MDENLMMIWQRCLQFMRDNLNAAEDSSDLKKLEKSFDLLFDKVQPLSLVDNNLTLIVPSDFYKEYIEDNYLSLLSAALKKNIGKGVKLWYSVIENKPTGVDKPITMNMKGKSTPTPKVQETMPQGFSSNIVNPFVVPGIKKVNINSNLKSDFSFDNYIEGESNKFAATVARSIAKRPGATAFNPLFLYGGYGVGKTHLGQAVGLEVKSQFPDKIVLYLSSEKFIQQFISAAKAHKQTEFANFYQMVDVLIIDDIQFLSGKSATQDSFFHIFDHLHQNGKQIILTSDKAPADIMDIQDRIVSRFKWGLSAEIKSPDISTRKKIIIDKLSRDGIVLPDDMLDFLAAEAKTNVRELIGIINSVIAYSTVYKTDLSLDLLKETINKIAATQKKVINIPYIQDVVCDYFGIKKEQLLSKTRKREIALPRQLAMYFAKELTNSTFTKIGAEMGGKDHSTVMYACDTIKDVSKIDKEIKKYVKELGERIRQ from the coding sequence ATGGATGAAAATTTAATGATGATATGGCAGAGGTGCCTTCAGTTCATGCGCGATAATCTTAACGCAGCTGAAGATAGTTCTGACCTTAAAAAACTTGAAAAATCTTTCGACCTTTTGTTCGATAAGGTGCAACCGCTTTCGTTGGTGGACAATAACCTTACGCTGATCGTCCCGAGTGATTTTTACAAGGAATATATAGAGGATAATTACTTGTCCCTTCTTTCGGCTGCCCTGAAAAAAAATATCGGAAAAGGAGTAAAGTTATGGTATTCTGTAATCGAAAACAAACCTACGGGTGTGGACAAGCCGATTACCATGAATATGAAAGGTAAAAGTACGCCTACCCCGAAAGTACAGGAGACGATGCCGCAAGGTTTTTCATCCAATATCGTCAACCCTTTTGTTGTTCCCGGAATTAAGAAAGTAAATATCAATTCCAACCTGAAATCAGATTTTTCTTTTGATAATTATATAGAAGGAGAAAGTAATAAATTTGCAGCTACCGTAGCGAGATCGATTGCCAAAAGACCCGGTGCTACCGCTTTCAACCCGTTATTTTTATATGGAGGTTACGGAGTAGGGAAAACCCACCTGGGACAGGCCGTAGGTCTGGAAGTAAAAAGCCAGTTCCCGGATAAAATCGTTCTTTATCTTTCTTCCGAAAAATTCATCCAGCAGTTTATTTCGGCAGCCAAAGCCCATAAGCAGACAGAATTTGCAAATTTCTACCAGATGGTGGATGTGCTGATCATTGATGATATCCAGTTCCTTTCCGGAAAATCGGCTACCCAGGACAGCTTCTTCCATATCTTCGACCATTTGCATCAGAACGGAAAGCAGATTATCCTGACTTCCGATAAAGCACCGGCCGATATTATGGATATCCAGGACAGGATTGTTTCCCGTTTCAAATGGGGACTTTCCGCAGAGATCAAATCTCCAGATATTTCTACCCGTAAGAAAATTATCATAGATAAACTGAGCAGAGATGGAATCGTTCTTCCGGATGATATGCTTGATTTCCTGGCTGCAGAAGCAAAGACAAATGTAAGAGAGCTTATCGGAATCATTAATTCGGTAATTGCTTATTCTACGGTATATAAAACGGATCTGAGTCTTGATTTATTGAAAGAGACTATCAATAAGATCGCTGCGACCCAGAAGAAAGTTATCAATATCCCTTATATTCAGGATGTGGTGTGCGACTACTTCGGAATTAAAAAAGAGCAGCTTTTATCTAAAACAAGAAAGAGAGAGATTGCGCTTCCGAGACAGTTGGCGATGTACTTTGCCAAGGAGCTTACCAATTCCACTTTTACCAAAATCGGTGCTGAAATGGGCGGGAAAGATCACTCAACAGTAATGTACGCTTGTGATACCATTAAGGATGTTTCTAAAATCGATAAAGAGATTAAGAAATACGTGAAAGAGTTGGGAGAAAGGATCAGACAATAA
- a CDS encoding thioesterase family protein — translation MIHTTHSLRVRYGETDPMKYVYYGNYAEYLEIGRVELFRSIGMSYNEIENQGIWLPVSEYKIKYLKPAFYDEKLEIHTYIKKIPGVKIEFEYEIFNEKNIKITEAATTLFFLDAQTNKVIKCPDYLMELIEAHWNK, via the coding sequence ATGATACACACAACACACTCATTACGAGTACGTTACGGAGAGACAGACCCCATGAAATACGTCTACTACGGCAACTACGCAGAGTACCTCGAAATTGGAAGGGTAGAACTCTTCCGTAGCATTGGGATGTCATATAATGAGATTGAAAATCAAGGAATTTGGCTGCCTGTTTCAGAGTATAAAATTAAGTATTTAAAGCCTGCGTTTTATGATGAAAAATTGGAAATCCATACCTACATAAAAAAAATTCCAGGCGTAAAAATTGAGTTTGAATATGAAATTTTTAACGAAAAAAATATAAAAATTACCGAAGCTGCCACTACCCTCTTTTTCCTGGATGCCCAAACCAATAAAGTCATCAAATGCCCGGACTATCTCATGGAGCTGATTGAGGCTCACTGGAATAAATAA
- the pheA gene encoding prephenate dehydratase, giving the protein MKIAFLGPHASFTQLAASQLFPEEELLPQGNILDCFHAVERGEVDKAVVPLENSIEGTVSMTLDYLYKTPGIRIEAEAVMPIAHHLMVYPGCDTEHLEKIYSHPQALAQSFHFLDSHFKEIPKQEYSSTAAAAKHISENPDRNLAAVANQFAADLYGLQIIHRNIQDIEQNHTRFIIISKQQEEYTNDALEILGEKSGLLITLPEDHAGGLHQVLSVFAWRKMNLSKIESRTLKTGLGNYFFFITIVGKWESALHQNALEELAALGTDTGFLGNYKEFLLKS; this is encoded by the coding sequence ATGAAGATCGCATTTTTAGGCCCGCATGCCAGTTTTACCCAGCTTGCCGCCAGCCAGCTTTTCCCGGAGGAAGAACTTTTGCCGCAGGGCAATATTTTAGACTGCTTCCATGCTGTTGAACGCGGAGAAGTAGATAAAGCTGTTGTTCCCCTGGAAAATTCAATTGAGGGAACGGTTTCCATGACATTGGATTACCTGTATAAAACTCCGGGCATCAGGATTGAAGCGGAAGCTGTTATGCCGATTGCCCATCACCTGATGGTTTATCCCGGCTGCGATACCGAACATCTGGAGAAAATTTATTCCCATCCGCAGGCATTGGCGCAGAGCTTTCATTTTCTGGATTCCCATTTTAAGGAAATTCCGAAACAGGAATATTCTTCAACGGCAGCAGCAGCGAAACATATTTCCGAAAACCCGGACCGAAACCTGGCGGCCGTCGCCAACCAGTTTGCGGCAGATCTCTACGGCCTGCAGATCATTCACCGCAATATCCAGGATATTGAGCAAAACCATACCAGATTTATTATTATATCAAAACAACAAGAAGAATATACCAATGATGCCCTGGAGATCCTGGGTGAAAAATCAGGATTGCTGATCACCCTCCCGGAAGACCATGCCGGAGGGCTTCACCAGGTGCTTTCTGTCTTCGCCTGGCGGAAGATGAACCTCAGCAAAATAGAATCCAGAACCCTGAAAACGGGACTTGGAAATTATTTCTTTTTCATCACCATTGTCGGCAAATGGGAATCGGCCTTGCACCAAAACGCCCTGGAAGAATTGGCAGCTTTGGGCACTGACACCGGCTTTTTAGGAAATTACAAGGAATTCCTTTTAAAAAGCTGA
- a CDS encoding DUF2339 domain-containing protein, translated as MAYAIITITILVICIFNNYNERIRKLEREIAELNRKINEEGLSRYSGVAEETADPAIITETQKIPVLSVSSTTENKVPQEKDWLAPVFEFLKQNALTIIGIFTLVLGIGYFVKYAIDKNWIGETSRVGIGFLAGALIMGTGHFLRKNYAAFASIITGGGIAVLYFTITIAFREYHLFSQTTAFSVTCFITLLCIVLSYSYNSEILNIFSLFGGFLAPLMISSGESNYFFLFTYLTVLNIGMLAVVYLKNWKSVGWISFIFTAVYLASWTADQTQIQSVYFYIVTYIIFYLFALQNYFKKNTLLPYDILMLVLINFTGITGLVYIFETLRYEPVIIFPVIFALVNLGLLYREYSKQNFGINYSVFAGITVSLFTAAVALQFKTHLITSVWAIEATLLLFIWKKTNLSIFKICFYILFPLVIIAQLVTWAEYLDAKNLPIIFNPIFLTSAVTVITTFVNLVLLRKLSDFKDENSSLFENAFTIISYSVIYVALLLEIVYQISEKPWIVIFSTAMLYSLYFVFIILLFRKKLEINTILEAVLLYVFFALIIFNTLISGTGIVSDHLLQLVPFAFYVMYLLYWIPFIVVLLTILPRSGFLKIKLSYWWVSLAIVTAISGELYNMYILFNAGNISDLSPLTKHFSLLYLPIIWAVLASAFLYKGLKSDVAEYSKIGFALIAVMIFKLYSYDVWKMDNVSRITAFIILGIILLLSSFLFQRIKRMIRNMVEKKDENTDSEEITN; from the coding sequence ATGGCGTACGCAATCATCACTATAACCATACTGGTAATCTGTATTTTCAACAATTACAATGAAAGAATCAGGAAACTGGAACGGGAAATTGCCGAACTGAACCGTAAAATAAACGAAGAAGGTTTGTCCAGATATTCCGGCGTAGCTGAAGAAACTGCTGATCCTGCTATAATTACAGAAACACAGAAAATTCCTGTACTTTCAGTTTCAAGCACAACGGAAAATAAGGTTCCACAGGAAAAAGATTGGCTTGCACCGGTATTCGAATTTTTAAAGCAGAATGCCTTAACTATTATCGGGATTTTCACATTGGTCCTCGGCATCGGCTATTTCGTGAAATATGCGATCGACAAAAACTGGATTGGTGAGACATCTCGGGTCGGCATCGGATTTCTGGCAGGTGCCTTGATCATGGGAACCGGCCATTTTCTCCGGAAAAACTACGCAGCATTTGCTTCCATCATTACCGGAGGCGGGATTGCCGTTTTGTATTTTACGATCACCATCGCTTTCCGGGAATACCATTTGTTTTCACAAACAACTGCTTTTTCAGTTACTTGTTTCATAACCTTACTGTGTATTGTGCTTTCGTACTCCTACAATAGCGAAATCCTGAATATTTTTTCTTTATTCGGAGGGTTTCTCGCTCCTCTCATGATCAGCTCAGGGGAAAGCAATTACTTTTTTCTTTTCACCTATCTTACCGTCTTAAACATCGGGATGCTGGCTGTAGTCTATCTTAAAAACTGGAAAAGCGTAGGCTGGATCTCCTTTATTTTTACGGCGGTGTACCTTGCTTCCTGGACGGCGGACCAAACGCAAATACAGAGCGTCTACTTTTACATTGTTACTTATATTATCTTCTATCTGTTTGCCTTACAGAATTATTTTAAGAAAAACACACTGCTTCCTTATGATATTCTCATGCTTGTGCTGATCAACTTCACGGGCATTACCGGACTGGTCTATATTTTTGAAACTTTGAGATATGAACCGGTGATTATTTTTCCTGTAATTTTTGCACTGGTAAACCTGGGCTTGCTGTACAGGGAATATTCAAAACAGAACTTCGGAATTAACTATTCCGTTTTCGCAGGGATTACAGTAAGCCTTTTTACCGCTGCCGTTGCTTTACAGTTCAAGACCCATTTAATAACGAGCGTTTGGGCGATTGAAGCTACCCTTCTGCTGTTTATCTGGAAAAAAACAAATCTCAGTATTTTTAAAATATGCTTTTATATTCTGTTTCCCCTGGTGATTATTGCCCAGCTGGTTACGTGGGCCGAATATTTGGATGCTAAGAATCTTCCTATAATTTTCAACCCTATATTCCTGACAAGTGCAGTAACGGTGATCACCACTTTTGTAAACTTAGTACTGCTGAGAAAACTGTCAGATTTTAAGGATGAAAACAGCAGTTTATTTGAAAACGCTTTCACTATAATCAGCTATAGTGTGATTTATGTTGCCCTTTTGCTGGAAATCGTTTACCAGATCTCAGAAAAGCCCTGGATTGTTATTTTCAGTACCGCGATGCTATACAGCCTGTATTTTGTTTTTATCATTTTATTATTCAGAAAAAAACTCGAGATCAATACCATTCTCGAAGCAGTGCTTCTTTATGTATTTTTTGCACTGATTATTTTTAATACATTGATTTCCGGCACGGGAATCGTGTCGGATCATCTTTTACAACTAGTCCCTTTTGCCTTTTATGTGATGTACCTTTTGTATTGGATTCCGTTTATTGTTGTACTGCTGACCATTTTGCCACGATCGGGTTTCCTGAAAATAAAACTTTCGTATTGGTGGGTTTCCCTGGCCATCGTTACAGCCATTAGCGGTGAACTGTATAATATGTATATTCTTTTCAATGCCGGAAACATTTCAGATCTGTCTCCGCTGACCAAACATTTTAGCCTTCTGTACCTCCCGATTATCTGGGCAGTGCTGGCAAGCGCTTTCCTTTACAAAGGCTTAAAAAGTGACGTTGCGGAATACAGCAAGATCGGCTTTGCGCTTATTGCGGTGATGATTTTTAAACTCTATTCCTACGACGTATGGAAAATGGATAATGTGTCGAGGATTACTGCCTTTATTATTCTCGGAATCATCTTATTGCTAAGCTCATTCCTGTTCCAAAGAATCAAAAGAATGATAAGGAACATGGTGGAAAAAAAAGATGAAAACACTGATTCTGAAGAGATAACAAACTAA